One region of Termitidicoccus mucosus genomic DNA includes:
- a CDS encoding TonB-dependent receptor — protein sequence MNNLKHHSRGMKFIFVLSLASLVGAYPALYAQDSSESAPVEAAEQAQGAGQIEGRVYFPAQDRYLENVRVTIEGTDKVAFTDDTGSYHFANVPVGSVKIMAIFSGFDPHSRTVTVVAGSTTNADIDLSAEVKITGADDVVKLEKFVVVGSREELGSAIADQEQRYAVNMKTVVSTDEFGVNPTGNIGDFLRNLSGVEVDVDAGGESRAIGLSGADADYVPVQLGGFDFASAASEGITGRTVQLQQFSMNNLSRLEVGFAPTPETRGDSLGGIINMVPRGAFESKKAKFNFSTYLIMSDREFTLGRTAGPLYEPEKKTKPSWNFSYTNPVTKNFGFTISGGYNYSSVIDDQNNYTWRGITSMYGSSSDQLYPAPDVPNPYSAPYISAYTFAVSSYITERTSAAITADWRLGRVDRLSFGLQYAYMDQEYGTRTRQITLGTGIDLANTSMEHVEGTGYVRSPATSRKKITKTWMPTLAYRHLGSIWKIEAGAGWSRADLEYSDTSNGYFRYVAADRGALKIIMDKSSGEKVPSNIETYVAGSDTPVDYTRMNEYVITMAQTRPAENYNEKRTYFANARRDFMVFGVPVFLKAGLDIRHQITDQTSSGYMNYRYLGPDGVYPANSGYDRPNNSTTPAASDNDAAGFEENFSYPQVTKLFGLGDFQFLNNALAYNYFTAHPSYFRAVVPESRYTESRHGEEVISSGYLRGDLSFLNNKLNLVGGVRFEQTHVSGDGPLRVAAADGVPSHWVERGTHNTKDYGNWFPSVNAQYKFGAKEQFVIRASWFESIGRPPFSIYNGTLQLPDLSSDPFTSYIQLNSGTSDLKPWTANTWRGEINYYFSKGGLFKITAFTRDYTNRHVVTIYPVTDELRAQYGIGPEYQDYFISTRTNSPYKFTLRELSIEYRQRLTFLPDWARGFSVSGAATWRTKSGTEADTATGSEYAPRSFKASLSYNRSRLSARVALTFRERFVSNIYENNDNIEPGTREYGCSLTTLKAEVSFKITKKLSIYAQGDNLLDKPYREYEAVSPSTPGGAQLTSTRSSGIRITFGLQGSY from the coding sequence ATGAACAACCTCAAGCATCATTCTCGCGGTATGAAATTTATCTTTGTGCTTTCCCTGGCATCGCTCGTTGGCGCATATCCCGCGCTGTATGCGCAAGACTCCTCGGAATCCGCCCCGGTTGAGGCAGCCGAGCAAGCGCAGGGCGCCGGCCAGATCGAAGGTCGCGTGTATTTTCCGGCGCAGGACCGCTATCTGGAAAACGTGCGCGTAACAATCGAAGGCACTGATAAAGTCGCGTTTACTGACGACACTGGCTCCTACCACTTTGCCAATGTGCCGGTCGGAAGTGTGAAAATAATGGCGATATTCAGCGGCTTTGATCCACACAGCAGAACCGTGACCGTCGTTGCGGGCTCAACGACCAATGCCGACATCGACCTCTCGGCGGAGGTGAAAATCACCGGCGCGGATGATGTGGTAAAGTTGGAAAAATTTGTGGTTGTCGGTTCTCGCGAGGAACTCGGCTCCGCGATTGCCGACCAGGAACAACGCTATGCGGTGAACATGAAAACCGTGGTTTCCACCGACGAGTTCGGCGTCAATCCCACCGGCAATATCGGCGATTTTTTACGCAATCTCTCCGGTGTTGAAGTCGATGTGGATGCCGGTGGCGAGTCGCGTGCCATCGGCCTCAGCGGCGCTGATGCAGACTATGTGCCCGTGCAGTTGGGCGGGTTCGATTTTGCCAGTGCGGCGTCCGAGGGCATCACGGGGCGCACGGTGCAATTGCAACAATTCTCAATGAATAATCTCAGCCGTCTGGAGGTTGGATTCGCTCCCACGCCGGAAACGCGCGGCGACTCGCTCGGTGGCATCATCAACATGGTGCCGCGCGGCGCGTTCGAGTCCAAAAAGGCGAAATTCAATTTTTCCACGTATCTGATCATGTCCGATCGTGAGTTCACCTTGGGCAGAACGGCTGGGCCGCTCTACGAGCCCGAAAAAAAGACGAAACCCAGTTGGAATTTTTCCTATACGAACCCCGTGACAAAGAATTTTGGTTTCACGATCTCGGGCGGTTATAACTATTCATCGGTTATCGACGATCAGAACAATTACACATGGCGCGGTATCACCAGTATGTATGGCAGCTCTTCCGATCAGTTGTATCCGGCGCCAGACGTGCCGAATCCTTACTCCGCGCCATATATTTCGGCGTACACATTCGCAGTGTCCTCCTATATCACCGAGCGCACATCGGCCGCCATCACGGCGGATTGGCGTCTGGGGCGGGTGGACCGTCTTTCCTTCGGCCTTCAATACGCTTACATGGATCAGGAATACGGAACGCGCACCCGCCAGATCACCTTGGGCACGGGCATTGATCTCGCCAATACAAGCATGGAGCACGTGGAGGGGACGGGCTATGTGCGCAGCCCGGCTACATCGCGCAAAAAGATTACCAAAACATGGATGCCGACACTGGCCTACAGGCATCTTGGCTCGATATGGAAAATTGAAGCCGGCGCGGGCTGGTCGCGTGCCGATTTGGAATATTCTGATACAAGCAACGGGTATTTCCGTTATGTCGCCGCCGACCGCGGTGCGCTGAAAATCATCATGGATAAAAGCAGCGGAGAAAAAGTCCCGAGTAATATCGAGACCTATGTCGCAGGCTCCGACACGCCGGTTGATTACACCCGGATGAACGAGTATGTTATCACCATGGCCCAAACGCGTCCTGCCGAGAACTACAACGAAAAGCGCACCTACTTCGCCAACGCCCGCAGGGACTTCATGGTGTTTGGGGTCCCCGTGTTTCTAAAGGCGGGTCTGGATATCAGGCACCAGATAACGGACCAAACGAGTTCCGGATACATGAATTACAGGTACCTCGGCCCCGATGGCGTTTATCCCGCAAACTCAGGCTACGATCGCCCGAACAACAGCACGACGCCAGCCGCTTCGGATAATGATGCCGCCGGCTTTGAGGAAAACTTCAGCTATCCGCAGGTGACCAAGCTCTTTGGCCTGGGAGATTTCCAATTCCTCAATAATGCCCTGGCTTATAATTATTTCACCGCGCACCCATCGTATTTCCGCGCCGTGGTTCCGGAAAGTCGTTATACCGAATCACGTCATGGCGAGGAAGTCATCTCGTCGGGGTATCTCCGAGGAGACCTTTCTTTCTTAAACAACAAGCTGAATCTGGTCGGCGGCGTCCGTTTCGAGCAGACGCATGTGAGTGGTGATGGTCCCTTGCGTGTCGCCGCCGCTGACGGCGTGCCCTCGCACTGGGTTGAACGCGGCACGCATAACACGAAAGATTACGGCAATTGGTTTCCGAGCGTGAATGCCCAGTATAAATTTGGAGCCAAGGAGCAATTTGTCATTCGCGCCTCATGGTTCGAGTCAATCGGACGTCCGCCCTTTAGTATCTATAATGGCACCCTTCAGCTGCCCGATCTCAGCTCGGATCCATTCACCAGTTATATACAATTGAACAGCGGCACTTCGGACCTGAAGCCTTGGACGGCCAACACGTGGCGCGGCGAGATAAACTACTATTTCTCAAAAGGCGGCCTGTTTAAGATCACCGCATTCACTCGCGATTATACAAACCGCCATGTGGTAACCATATATCCCGTCACCGATGAATTGCGCGCGCAATACGGCATCGGCCCGGAATACCAGGATTACTTTATATCCACCAGGACGAACTCACCCTACAAATTCACACTGAGGGAACTCTCGATCGAGTATCGCCAGCGGCTGACGTTTCTCCCGGATTGGGCCCGCGGCTTCAGTGTGTCCGGAGCCGCGACATGGCGCACAAAGTCGGGCACTGAAGCGGATACGGCAACCGGGTCTGAATACGCGCCCCGTTCCTTCAAGGCGTCGCTCTCTTACAATCGCAGCCGCCTCAGCGCCCGCGTGGCCTTGACCTTTCGCGAACGCTTTGTGTCGAATATATATGAAAATAATGACAACATAGAGCCCGGTACGCGTGAATACGGCTGCAGCCTGACCACATTGAAGGCCGAGGTGTCATTCAAAATCACCAAGAAGCTTTCCATATATGCGCAGGGTGACAACTTGCTGGACAAGCCATACAGGGAATATGAAGCGGTCAGCCCAAGCACTCCGGGCGGTGCCCAACTCACATCCACCCGCTCTTCCGGCATCCGCATCACCTTTGGCCTTCAGGGCAGTTATTAA
- a CDS encoding putative Ig domain-containing protein, whose amino-acid sequence MKLSHTSPCKTQRRLIQCSFTFVLMAAFVGLPQNAHAADRTWTGLGANTRPSTAANWSGSTAPVASDTIIFNGSGTFSQKGEPENLSFDSGGGAITLGGSSGIETIRLTSSQTTDVLFTSNTTFLANTNYMRFNGVSSGTMINIQLEAGSGSFTIDGDHSDGVPFRIVMRSTTAASTYHVFLNNNPSGGSKIVLGADVIFTIGGGQSRHTIFDGPGDIDFNGRWLIGTSSRLYKRGTGILTLAGDNMDNINNIYNLSSSSQFTGGFSLEEGRLNINNPGALGTGQFRISEGTAIDNTSGSALAVSNTLNPSIALYGDFTFLGSNNLNLGTGQVTLTGPVRTITVLAGRLEFGGPINGEGIGLTQAGAGTLVLSGNSASHTGAIAVANGAVMANGSIAQSTVTVSNSSALGGFGTVGMVAMDAGSTLRPGDLALIVTDTAMMASGTFTGTIGAGYSTLTIDKSVSNAGEILHFASGAEMEFALGKGRTNTKIAIINSGSAATPTVAFDNNAIKIHDLAAGAAEPGDYVLFATGGLFDTDFSGLTVDPDGNITAGLAVVNESAYIQPGFGYKLKKTAAGIVFRLYHAPVITGDDPTIAVNGWNYQNNITISGEFDTSGVTGLPAGLSYNPATHAISGVPNDAAAIYTATITASNAATTATKIITIELRDAVPAPVFTSNPIVAAPLAPFSYTVTADNLPQSLAVVGGLPAWLALTQDPITGVWTISGTPTEEGAWTIVLEATNPSGTTQFTLTIIIADSTAAPVITSATSMVWVVNYPLNYQIIATGSPAFYNVSGTLPAGVALDSFTGAIAGTPTAAGISTVTMHAINSTGTGSAALGIEVLTSMDQPRITSSSTATGLLNQAFSYTVTAAPYINSIAVTGMLPSWLTYDAATATLSGTCEGDAATWSASGSTWPVVVEASNVVGTVTGTINVLIKKAYPIPTLTNSGTDTCYVGRSYSYQITVSSTEGVESYSANGLPTGLDVDQLTGEISGVPTSTGTYTIDLGATSSGGTGTGQYVLNVVAVPPGPFITSPAAADGASGQPFSYQITAETPVTTYGATGLPPGLSLDPATGLVSGTPTVGGYYLVEISTTDASGTFVATVAISLVPANSTLVTYAGEMQSPGFIDASGTDARFDQPSSAAIDVSGIIYVADFANNAIRAIAADGVVSSYISNATSPAAMTADSRGNIYYADQQTNTIRKILPLDKTVWTVANGLLAPGGIAVDASDNIYITDSGNNVIKKISATDGTVSVVAGNGAVGSADGVGTAAQFNLPQGLVCDKSANILYVADMLNSTLRAVNLFTRTVTTLAGQAGEDGYWDGVGSVARFRTPQGLAIDAAGFVYVADTGNSTIRVCDPKTGLVATLIGIPRQAGAIDGSGATALMNLPAGITADTTGTGDIYVIDSGNSAIRALLFPPSIATPLASGTIKAGRPITLDGSAWGAPAPVYQWYKEGVKLTGSQSKTLVLDSAKASDAGSYQVMAFNASGTASSSMQLAVDTSSGGGGTIIIDGDGGGGGGAPGFWFLLGIGALALCRRIFSRANKH is encoded by the coding sequence ATGAAATTGTCGCATACTTCTCCGTGCAAAACACAACGTCGTCTCATACAATGCTCCTTCACCTTTGTGCTGATGGCTGCATTTGTAGGTCTGCCCCAAAACGCGCATGCCGCGGATCGTACGTGGACGGGTCTTGGCGCCAATACGCGTCCCAGCACCGCGGCAAATTGGTCCGGCAGCACGGCTCCCGTCGCCAGCGATACGATTATTTTTAACGGGTCGGGCACATTCTCACAGAAGGGCGAGCCGGAAAATCTTTCGTTTGATTCTGGCGGCGGTGCCATCACCCTTGGTGGTAGTAGTGGCATTGAGACGATTCGGCTTACCTCGAGTCAGACCACGGATGTCCTCTTCACCAGTAATACGACATTCCTGGCAAACACCAATTATATGCGTTTTAATGGTGTGTCATCGGGCACTATGATAAATATCCAACTGGAGGCAGGTTCCGGTTCCTTTACCATCGATGGAGATCATAGCGACGGTGTCCCGTTTCGAATCGTCATGCGCTCTACGACCGCTGCCTCAACCTATCATGTGTTTCTGAATAATAATCCATCGGGCGGAAGCAAAATAGTTTTGGGCGCGGACGTTATATTTACAATAGGCGGCGGTCAGTCACGTCATACTATTTTTGATGGCCCTGGCGACATCGACTTTAATGGACGCTGGCTCATCGGTACCAGCAGCAGACTCTACAAAAGAGGCACCGGCATCCTGACTCTGGCAGGTGATAATATGGATAATATAAATAATATTTACAATCTGAGTTCTTCGAGCCAGTTTACAGGTGGTTTCTCACTGGAAGAAGGCCGGCTAAACATAAACAATCCCGGTGCGCTTGGCACCGGACAATTCAGGATCAGCGAAGGCACCGCCATTGATAATACAAGCGGCTCCGCACTCGCCGTAAGCAACACGCTAAATCCGAGCATCGCACTCTATGGAGACTTCACTTTTCTCGGCTCAAACAACCTGAATCTCGGCACAGGGCAGGTCACTTTGACCGGCCCTGTGCGCACCATCACCGTGTTGGCGGGACGACTTGAGTTCGGTGGTCCGATTAACGGGGAGGGGATTGGTTTAACTCAGGCCGGCGCCGGCACATTGGTCTTAAGCGGCAATAGCGCGAGCCACACCGGCGCGATAGCAGTGGCGAACGGCGCGGTGATGGCCAATGGCTCAATTGCCCAAAGCACAGTGACAGTTTCCAACAGCTCGGCTTTGGGTGGCTTCGGCACCGTGGGCATGGTGGCAATGGATGCCGGCAGCACTTTGCGGCCGGGCGATCTGGCATTGATCGTTACCGACACCGCCATGATGGCCTCAGGCACATTCACCGGCACAATAGGCGCGGGCTATTCCACGTTGACCATTGATAAATCTGTATCTAATGCAGGTGAGATTTTGCATTTTGCCTCGGGCGCGGAAATGGAGTTCGCGCTCGGCAAGGGCCGCACAAACACGAAGATTGCGATCATCAATAGCGGGTCAGCGGCAACGCCAACCGTCGCGTTCGATAACAATGCCATCAAGATCCACGATCTGGCCGCCGGGGCGGCCGAGCCGGGCGACTATGTGCTCTTCGCGACCGGCGGCTTGTTTGATACTGACTTTTCTGGGCTGACTGTCGATCCCGATGGCAACATCACGGCGGGACTCGCCGTGGTGAATGAATCGGCTTATATTCAGCCGGGCTTTGGATATAAACTCAAGAAAACAGCCGCGGGCATTGTATTCAGATTATATCATGCGCCAGTTATTACGGGTGATGATCCGACGATTGCCGTCAATGGCTGGAATTATCAGAACAATATAACGATAAGCGGCGAATTTGATACGAGCGGTGTCACCGGTTTGCCCGCCGGCTTGTCATACAATCCCGCCACGCATGCGATTTCGGGCGTTCCCAATGATGCGGCGGCTATCTATACTGCGACGATTACGGCGAGCAATGCCGCCACCACGGCAACCAAGATAATTACAATCGAATTACGCGACGCCGTGCCCGCGCCCGTGTTCACCAGCAACCCCATTGTCGCCGCACCCCTCGCGCCGTTCAGCTACACAGTCACTGCGGACAATCTTCCGCAGTCGTTGGCAGTGGTGGGCGGCTTGCCTGCGTGGCTGGCTCTGACGCAAGATCCCATCACGGGTGTCTGGACAATTTCCGGTACGCCGACGGAAGAGGGGGCGTGGACGATTGTATTGGAGGCGACAAATCCGTCCGGCACCACGCAGTTCACGTTGACGATCATCATCGCCGATTCCACTGCGGCGCCTGTGATTACCAGCGCGACGAGCATGGTGTGGGTGGTCAATTATCCGCTCAACTATCAGATCATCGCAACCGGCAGTCCTGCGTTTTATAATGTCAGCGGCACGCTTCCCGCGGGAGTGGCGCTCGACTCGTTCACCGGCGCGATTGCCGGCACTCCCACCGCAGCCGGCATATCAACCGTGACGATGCACGCGATCAATTCGACCGGTACCGGCAGCGCGGCGTTGGGCATCGAAGTCTTGACGAGCATGGACCAACCCCGGATCACCAGTTCATCCACCGCAACCGGGCTTCTGAATCAAGCATTCAGTTATACGGTCACCGCCGCACCTTATATAAATTCGATTGCGGTGACGGGGATGCTGCCTTCATGGCTCACGTATGATGCCGCCACCGCCACGCTTTCCGGAACGTGTGAGGGAGATGCCGCCACTTGGTCCGCCTCCGGCTCGACGTGGCCGGTTGTCGTCGAGGCATCCAACGTCGTGGGCACCGTCACCGGCACGATCAATGTTCTCATCAAAAAAGCCTATCCGATTCCGACCCTTACCAACTCGGGCACCGACACCTGTTATGTGGGCAGATCGTATAGCTACCAGATTACCGTCAGCTCGACAGAGGGAGTCGAAAGCTACTCAGCCAATGGCCTGCCCACCGGCTTGGACGTGGATCAGTTGACCGGAGAAATCTCGGGCGTGCCGACTTCCACCGGCACCTATACGATCGACTTGGGCGCAACCTCTTCTGGCGGCACGGGGACTGGCCAGTATGTCCTGAATGTCGTGGCTGTTCCGCCCGGTCCATTTATCACCAGCCCCGCAGCAGCCGATGGTGCGTCGGGACAACCGTTCAGTTATCAAATCACCGCGGAAACCCCTGTGACGACTTACGGCGCCACAGGGCTTCCTCCAGGGCTTTCGCTCGATCCGGCCACAGGTCTTGTCTCAGGCACGCCCACTGTCGGCGGTTATTACTTGGTGGAAATCAGCACGACCGATGCGAGCGGAACATTTGTCGCCACGGTCGCCATTTCGCTTGTGCCGGCCAACTCGACTCTCGTGACCTACGCGGGCGAGATGCAATCACCAGGTTTCATCGACGCGAGCGGCACCGACGCGCGTTTCGATCAACCCTCTTCGGCGGCGATTGATGTTTCCGGAATCATCTACGTGGCGGATTTTGCCAACAACGCGATTCGCGCTATCGCGGCAGATGGCGTTGTTTCGAGCTACATTTCCAACGCCACCAGCCCCGCCGCCATGACGGCCGACTCCCGCGGAAATATCTATTATGCCGACCAGCAAACCAACACCATCAGGAAGATCCTGCCCCTTGATAAAACCGTGTGGACGGTTGCGAACGGACTGCTTGCCCCCGGGGGCATCGCGGTTGACGCATCGGACAATATATATATCACCGACAGCGGAAACAACGTGATCAAAAAAATCTCCGCCACGGACGGCACGGTATCGGTCGTTGCGGGCAATGGCGCAGTTGGCTCTGCCGATGGTGTCGGCACTGCCGCGCAGTTCAACTTACCCCAGGGGCTTGTCTGCGACAAGTCCGCCAACATTCTCTATGTGGCCGACATGTTGAACAGCACACTCCGCGCAGTGAATCTCTTCACGAGGACAGTGACCACGCTCGCCGGCCAGGCCGGCGAGGACGGTTATTGGGACGGCGTCGGCAGCGTTGCACGCTTCCGCACACCGCAAGGCCTCGCGATTGACGCCGCCGGCTTCGTCTATGTGGCCGATACGGGAAACAGTACGATCCGCGTGTGCGATCCCAAGACGGGATTGGTCGCCACACTCATAGGCATTCCCCGGCAGGCAGGCGCCATCGACGGCTCCGGTGCCACCGCCCTCATGAATCTTCCGGCAGGCATCACTGCCGATACCACCGGCACGGGGGACATCTATGTCATCGATTCCGGCAACAGCGCGATTCGCGCGCTGCTTTTCCCTCCCAGCATCGCGACGCCGCTCGCCAGCGGCACCATCAAAGCCGGACGCCCGATCACCCTGGACGGAAGCGCGTGGGGGGCGCCTGCGCCGGTTTATCAATGGTATAAGGAAGGCGTTAAGCTAACCGGCAGCCAAAGCAAAACCCTCGTGCTTGATTCGGCGAAAGCAAGCGATGCCGGCTCGTATCAAGTCATGGCATTCAACGCCTCAGGCACCGCAAGCAGCTCCATGCAACTCGCCGTCGATACTTCCAGCGGCGGCGGTGGCACCATCATCATCGACGGCGATGGCGGCGGCGGTGGCGGAGCACCCGGTTTCTGGTTCCTGCTTGGAATCGGCGCGCTCGCGCTTTGCCGTCGGATTTTCAGCCGCGCAAACAAACATTGA
- a CDS encoding SGNH/GDSL hydrolase family protein codes for MKMPLPLALIALFALASITLAHAQDTKTVKAGPLPAAVFKNLDAGKPQTVVVYGTSLCVSGAWVKELDAYLKKLYPGRITFINAASAGQQSRWGLANLEKRVLAKNPDLVFIEFSVNDAAAKHDISLKKSEANLDEMVRALRRQNPQVDIVLQTMNPAWDSDAPKAGGKKYGSDRPKLEKYYAVYRDYAARNNLPLVDNYPVWKSIQKKEPKRFQKMVPDGIHPDAAASREVTWPAVKALMERARASSAGATEASR; via the coding sequence ATGAAAATGCCGCTTCCACTTGCGCTTATCGCCCTGTTTGCACTCGCGTCAATTACACTGGCACACGCCCAGGATACCAAAACGGTCAAAGCCGGGCCGCTGCCGGCGGCGGTTTTTAAAAACCTTGACGCAGGCAAACCGCAGACCGTCGTTGTTTACGGCACCAGTTTGTGCGTCTCAGGCGCCTGGGTTAAAGAACTCGATGCGTATTTGAAAAAACTCTATCCCGGACGGATCACGTTCATTAATGCAGCGAGCGCCGGACAACAATCCAGGTGGGGGCTGGCCAACTTGGAGAAACGCGTCCTCGCAAAAAATCCCGATCTGGTTTTTATTGAGTTTTCGGTTAATGACGCGGCTGCGAAACACGATATTTCCCTGAAAAAGTCGGAAGCCAATCTCGATGAGATGGTGCGGGCGCTGCGCCGGCAGAATCCTCAAGTGGACATTGTCCTGCAAACGATGAATCCCGCATGGGATTCGGATGCGCCGAAGGCGGGAGGGAAAAAATACGGCAGCGACCGACCGAAACTGGAAAAATATTATGCCGTCTATCGCGATTACGCGGCCCGCAACAATCTGCCGCTGGTCGATAATTATCCAGTGTGGAAAAGCATTCAAAAGAAGGAACCGAAACGTTTTCAGAAAATGGTTCCCGACGGCATACATCCCGACGCCGCCGCGAGCCGCGAGGTCACATGGCCTGCCGTAAAGGCATTGATGGAACGTGCCAGAGCCTCCAGTGCCGGCGCCACTGAAGCTTCACGCTAA
- a CDS encoding alpha-glucuronidase family glycosyl hydrolase codes for MHRICFAIIAFLCGGSLVHAENGYELWLRYRFEENVVRRNEYMQYCGGGIAAPEALKDGAAHAELKRALPVILGKAFQANNARAGCIYLGGRDDHPAIATLIGSDELAGVGDEGFVVRTGSWEGRPATVIAANTTRGILYGTFSLLRTLQLGEPLEEMHLADAPKLRHRLANHWDNPVRGSIERGYGGKSIFNWGELPKRIDSRLHDWARLLAAMGLNGVAVNNVNTAKNDLEGWRLLTPEYLPKLSALAGVLRPYGVKLYISVNFFSPMIVGSLDTADPLDPGVRKWWQAKAAEIYKTIPDFGGFLVKADSEGEPGPLKYKRTHAEGANMLAEALAPHGGFVYWRAFVYNARGDRTPQAYNQFKPLDGRFDKNVLLQVKNGPVDFQVREPISTLFGAMPRTALAGEFQITQEYTGQDKHVCFLAQMWSDVLRFPLKGEKNDMRMWNTTGAIAGVMNITDSPNWTGHLLAQANTYAFGRLAWNPDTSPDAIASDWTRLTFGRDPVAEKTIVSILRDSWPAYENYTTPFGIGMLSDRNKHFSPDPAGRGSVHNADSKGMGTNRNVAKGSGYAGQFSEPWRSRYEKPETCPEELLLFFHHLPYTYKLKDGATLIQAFYDRHNEGVAAARDFLRRWETLRGRIDKERYQQVRKKLSEQIGYAEEWQRSINDYFQKRSGISDTKDPS; via the coding sequence ATGCATCGCATCTGTTTTGCAATCATTGCGTTTTTATGCGGCGGCAGTCTTGTGCATGCCGAGAACGGTTACGAACTCTGGTTGCGTTACCGGTTTGAAGAAAACGTCGTCCGCCGCAACGAATATATGCAATATTGCGGAGGCGGGATCGCCGCACCGGAGGCGCTCAAGGACGGAGCTGCCCACGCGGAACTCAAGCGCGCGCTTCCGGTGATTCTCGGGAAGGCATTTCAAGCAAACAATGCCAGAGCCGGATGCATTTACTTGGGCGGGCGTGATGACCATCCGGCAATCGCAACGCTCATCGGCAGCGATGAACTTGCCGGCGTGGGTGACGAAGGCTTTGTAGTGCGCACCGGCTCGTGGGAGGGACGCCCGGCGACAGTCATTGCGGCAAACACGACACGGGGCATATTATACGGGACGTTTTCATTGCTGCGCACACTGCAACTCGGCGAACCGCTGGAGGAAATGCATCTTGCCGACGCGCCCAAACTGCGTCACCGCCTTGCCAACCATTGGGATAATCCTGTCAGGGGCTCCATAGAGCGCGGTTATGGCGGGAAAAGTATATTCAACTGGGGCGAATTGCCGAAACGCATTGACTCGCGATTGCACGACTGGGCGCGTTTGCTCGCGGCGATGGGGCTCAACGGGGTTGCCGTCAATAACGTCAACACGGCCAAAAATGACCTTGAAGGCTGGAGGCTCCTGACCCCTGAGTATTTGCCCAAACTCTCGGCGCTGGCCGGCGTGCTCCGGCCTTACGGAGTAAAATTATACATATCGGTTAATTTTTTCAGCCCCATGATCGTGGGTTCGCTGGATACCGCTGACCCGCTGGACCCGGGCGTGCGCAAATGGTGGCAGGCCAAGGCGGCGGAAATATACAAAACGATACCGGATTTCGGCGGCTTCCTAGTCAAGGCCGATTCCGAAGGCGAGCCCGGACCGCTCAAATACAAACGCACGCATGCCGAGGGAGCAAACATGCTTGCCGAGGCGCTCGCGCCGCACGGCGGATTTGTATATTGGCGCGCATTTGTATATAATGCAAGGGGCGACCGCACACCGCAGGCCTATAATCAGTTCAAGCCGCTTGACGGGCGCTTTGATAAAAACGTGCTTTTGCAGGTCAAAAACGGCCCTGTCGATTTTCAGGTGCGCGAACCCATTTCGACTCTTTTCGGCGCGATGCCCCGCACCGCGCTCGCAGGCGAATTTCAAATCACCCAGGAATATACAGGGCAGGACAAGCATGTGTGTTTCCTTGCGCAAATGTGGTCGGATGTGCTGCGTTTTCCGCTGAAGGGCGAAAAAAATGATATGCGCATGTGGAATACAACCGGCGCCATCGCAGGTGTGATGAATATAACTGACTCGCCCAACTGGACCGGTCATCTGCTGGCCCAGGCCAACACGTATGCCTTTGGGCGCCTCGCTTGGAATCCGGACACTTCGCCGGATGCGATCGCATCGGATTGGACAAGACTCACGTTCGGGCGCGATCCGGTCGCCGAGAAAACCATAGTCTCGATTTTGCGCGATTCATGGCCCGCCTATGAAAATTATACAACGCCGTTCGGCATCGGAATGCTGTCCGACCGAAACAAACATTTTTCTCCCGATCCGGCCGGGCGCGGTTCCGTTCACAATGCGGATTCCAAAGGGATGGGAACCAACCGCAATGTCGCAAAAGGCTCGGGTTATGCCGGACAATTTTCCGAGCCCTGGCGTTCCAGATATGAAAAGCCGGAAACCTGCCCGGAAGAACTTTTATTATTTTTCCACCATCTCCCTTACACTTACAAACTCAAGGATGGCGCGACGCTTATACAGGCATTTTATGACAGGCACAATGAAGGTGTGGCCGCCGCGCGTGATTTTCTGAGGCGTTGGGAAACCCTGCGTGGACGCATAGACAAGGAGCGTTACCAGCAAGTCCGGAAAAAGTTATCCGAACAAATCGGCTACGCTGAAGAATGGCAGCGCTCGATAAATGACTACTTTCAGAAACGCTCAGGTATTTCCGACACAAAAGACCCTTCTTGA